The following are from one region of the Candidatus Delongbacteria bacterium genome:
- a CDS encoding DUF342 domain-containing protein, which yields MAEHIQFIYDEDKVNVFIKLVGEVEEISERYVRNRLKDSGIIFGVLDQSIIDLFGDKSKEFKSGKKILLARGIAPTKGKNGYPEYLISDEISIKENDRGLVDFYDIGIIKTVKRGEKLVHIHPPGHGSPGKNVYEEILPPKLGDEVKVKELIIDGAEIKDNYIVAARDGRYRRFADGKVGVLEEVVVDGDLNFSVGNISTTATINVKRDILSRFEISTTTDINVYGSIEDAKIFAGENLVCRSGILSGEKPITAGTIKAKYITGRKNITCNDIYIEDMISSSIIRVKKILEAKKLTGGLTQVMEGFIVGELGNKSFQKTKIDVGFQEEDLMDMAKLYSEMKKKHMEVQNIEREIESVKAAIKEIDVRVEGLRITGKDMLADKMMKEREKKEIMLGIYDEKKIPIRNRYKELKDEYEELLRIRNDNNKKMIILNKLYPNVTITLNSKLTYTTKTTMERIEFRINDEGELYPFELKTLPKKK from the coding sequence ATGGCTGAGCATATTCAATTCATATATGATGAAGATAAAGTAAATGTCTTTATCAAACTCGTTGGAGAAGTTGAGGAGATAAGCGAAAGGTACGTTCGAAACAGACTAAAAGACTCTGGGATTATTTTTGGTGTTTTGGATCAGTCAATTATTGATCTTTTTGGGGATAAAAGCAAAGAGTTTAAGTCTGGAAAAAAGATTTTACTAGCCAGAGGAATTGCTCCAACCAAAGGGAAAAATGGATATCCTGAATATTTAATTTCTGATGAAATTAGTATAAAAGAAAATGATAGGGGATTAGTTGATTTTTATGATATTGGAATCATAAAAACAGTTAAAAGAGGTGAAAAGCTTGTACATATTCATCCTCCTGGACACGGTAGCCCAGGTAAAAATGTTTATGAAGAGATTTTACCACCTAAGCTTGGAGATGAGGTGAAAGTCAAAGAGCTCATTATTGATGGAGCTGAGATAAAAGACAATTATATTGTTGCAGCTAGAGATGGTAGATATAGAAGATTTGCTGATGGTAAAGTAGGAGTTCTTGAGGAGGTTGTTGTAGATGGTGATCTGAATTTTAGTGTAGGAAATATTAGTACAACGGCTACAATTAATGTTAAAAGAGATATCCTTTCAAGATTTGAAATTAGCACTACTACAGACATTAATGTTTACGGTTCAATCGAAGATGCTAAAATTTTTGCTGGAGAAAATCTGGTATGTAGATCAGGTATTCTTTCTGGTGAAAAACCAATTACGGCAGGTACAATTAAGGCAAAATACATTACTGGGAGAAAAAATATTACCTGTAATGATATTTATATTGAAGATATGATTTCGTCATCTATTATAAGGGTTAAAAAAATTTTGGAGGCAAAAAAGCTAACTGGTGGTCTTACGCAAGTTATGGAAGGTTTTATTGTCGGTGAACTTGGAAATAAATCTTTTCAGAAAACTAAAATAGATGTTGGTTTTCAAGAGGAAGATCTGATGGATATGGCGAAACTTTATTCCGAGATGAAAAAGAAGCATATGGAAGTTCAAAATATTGAGAGAGAGATTGAATCTGTGAAAGCTGCAATCAAAGAAATCGATGTTAGAGTGGAAGGATTGAGAATTACCGGTAAAGATATGTTAGCCGATAAAATGATGAAGGAACGAGAAAAGAAAGAAATAATGCTTGGTATTTATGATGAAAAAAAGATTCCAATTCGTAATAGATATAAAGAGTTAAAAGATGAATATGAAGAGCTGTTGAGAATTAGAAATGATAACAATAAAAAAATGATTATTCTAAATAAGTTGTATCCAAATGTAACAATAACTTTAAATTCCAAGCTAACTTATACAACAAAAACCACTATGGAGAGAATTGAATTCAGAATTAACGATGAAGGAGAATTATATCCTTTCGAGTTAAAGACTTTACCGAAGAAAAAATGA
- a CDS encoding DUF4932 domain-containing protein produces MNLIKKIILLLIVLTTIKAAENTITPRVDERAELLSIVFRLSGADEYGSRHFKTYTSKIDSYFEAVKDHQITTFVQSLRESNGVGYDAVMSMAICLKIEDEKLTLRDDIIESSLDGRWEDETSDFLELLNDFYKKSEFKKFFNSNIDIYKKAELNFKKILDEVDFNWFEKFYREKENGDFNLILSMSNGPSNYGPKLNLKNNSEEIYAIIGTTIEDEKGYPDYNFNIFSTLIHEFNHSFSNPIVEKNYSQLMPIAEKFYKVVNAEMARQAYGSAKTMMYELFVRASVIRYLIAHIDDKITPEAIESEISREKARGFLTIDKFVELLEEYENGDYKNLSEFIPKIVELHNNLSPEDIKDELRKGSPKLVKFNIENEDDSVDFNITEIILTFDTPMHTKSNGCTYGNLGSDGMPIIKSAKWNEDSKTEWILTVELVPNKEYSISFPSQWFIDSNKKKNLYDSYILNFKTRSE; encoded by the coding sequence ATGAATCTTATAAAAAAAATAATCCTTTTACTAATAGTTCTAACAACTATTAAAGCTGCTGAAAATACAATCACTCCTAGAGTAGATGAAAGAGCTGAACTTTTAAGCATTGTTTTTCGATTGTCAGGAGCAGATGAATATGGAAGTCGCCATTTTAAAACTTACACATCAAAGATTGATAGTTATTTTGAAGCAGTTAAGGATCATCAGATAACAACGTTTGTTCAATCATTAAGAGAGTCAAACGGAGTGGGTTATGATGCCGTAATGTCTATGGCAATCTGTTTGAAAATTGAAGATGAAAAACTGACGTTAAGAGATGATATCATAGAAAGTAGTCTGGATGGAAGATGGGAGGATGAAACTTCTGATTTTTTAGAACTTCTAAACGATTTCTATAAAAAATCTGAATTTAAGAAATTCTTCAACTCCAATATTGATATTTATAAGAAAGCTGAACTAAATTTTAAAAAGATTTTAGATGAAGTTGATTTTAACTGGTTTGAAAAGTTCTATAGAGAGAAAGAAAATGGTGATTTCAATTTGATTTTAAGCATGTCGAATGGACCCAGCAATTATGGACCAAAATTGAATCTAAAAAACAACAGCGAAGAAATATACGCCATTATTGGGACTACAATCGAAGATGAAAAAGGTTACCCTGATTATAATTTTAATATTTTTAGCACGTTGATTCATGAGTTTAATCACTCTTTTTCAAACCCTATTGTAGAAAAAAATTATTCACAACTTATGCCTATTGCTGAAAAATTCTATAAAGTAGTAAATGCTGAAATGGCTAGACAAGCGTATGGAAGTGCTAAAACAATGATGTACGAATTATTTGTGAGAGCGTCTGTTATTAGATATCTCATCGCACATATTGATGACAAAATCACTCCAGAAGCTATCGAAAGTGAAATCTCCAGAGAAAAAGCAAGGGGATTTCTGACTATAGACAAATTTGTTGAGCTTTTGGAAGAATATGAAAATGGTGACTACAAAAATCTTTCTGAGTTCATTCCTAAAATTGTAGAATTGCACAATAATCTTTCACCAGAGGATATCAAGGATGAATTAAGAAAAGGAAGCCCCAAATTAGTTAAATTTAATATTGAAAATGAAGATGATAGTGTTGATTTTAATATTACAGAGATTATTTTAACTTTCGATACTCCGATGCATACAAAGAGTAATGGTTGTACTTATGGAAATCTTGGAAGTGATGGAATGCCTATTATAAAAAGTGCAAAATGGAATGAAGACTCCAAAACAGAGTGGATTCTTACTGTTGAACTTGTTCCTAACAAAGAATATTCAATTTCATTTCCTTCTCAATGGTTCATTGATAGCAATAAGAAGAAAAACTTATATGATTCCTATATTTTGAATTTTAAAACCAGAAGTGAGTAG
- the pheS gene encoding phenylalanine--tRNA ligase subunit alpha, protein MLEKVEKMYEEVVKSLKNSMSLDNLEELRVKYLSRKGEILQLFSLMKEADVSIKKELGQKLNELKDTAFNLLNERKEELSLSNEKTIDLTLPARKPVAGKVHPIQRVLEDLKVIFGKMGFTIASGPEIETEYYIFDALNMPEWHPARKVTDSIYVSTKDQILLRTETSSVQVRTMEKGQPPFRIVAPGRVYRNEKENATHTAMFTQCEGLYVDKNVSFNDLKGTLLEFFRALYGENTHVRFRPHFFPFTEPSAEVDVTCFKCGGKGCSLCKHSGWIELGGCGMVNPKVLEGVGIDSEVYTGFAFGLGIERVTMLRYGISDIRDLYENDLRFLEQF, encoded by the coding sequence ATGCTAGAAAAAGTTGAAAAAATGTATGAAGAAGTTGTAAAAAGCCTTAAAAATAGTATGAGTCTCGATAATTTGGAAGAATTGAGAGTTAAATATTTATCAAGAAAAGGTGAAATTTTACAACTATTTTCATTGATGAAAGAAGCTGATGTTTCTATAAAAAAAGAACTAGGTCAAAAATTAAACGAACTTAAAGATACTGCTTTCAATCTATTAAATGAGAGAAAAGAAGAACTTTCACTAAGTAATGAGAAGACTATTGACCTAACCCTTCCTGCCAGAAAACCTGTAGCTGGGAAGGTTCATCCTATCCAAAGAGTTTTGGAAGATCTGAAAGTAATTTTCGGAAAAATGGGTTTTACAATTGCTTCCGGACCAGAAATTGAAACTGAATATTATATTTTTGATGCTTTAAATATGCCTGAATGGCATCCAGCTAGAAAAGTAACAGATTCAATTTATGTGAGTACTAAAGATCAGATTCTTTTAAGAACTGAAACTTCATCTGTTCAAGTAAGAACAATGGAAAAAGGTCAACCTCCTTTCAGAATTGTTGCTCCTGGTCGAGTCTACAGAAATGAAAAAGAGAATGCAACTCATACTGCTATGTTTACACAATGTGAAGGTTTGTATGTTGATAAGAATGTTTCATTTAATGATCTAAAAGGCACCTTGTTAGAGTTTTTTAGAGCATTATATGGTGAAAATACACATGTTAGATTTAGACCTCATTTTTTCCCATTTACTGAACCATCAGCAGAAGTTGATGTAACTTGTTTTAAGTGTGGTGGGAAAGGGTGTTCACTTTGTAAACACAGCGGATGGATTGAACTTGGTGGTTGTGGCATGGTAAATCCCAAAGTACTAGAAGGTGTAGGTATTGATTCTGAAGTTTATACAGGGTTTGCCTTTGGTCTTGGAATAGAGCGTGTTACAATGCTTAGATATGGAATTTCAGATATAAGGGATCTATACGAAAATGATCTAAGATTCCTAGAACAATTTTAA
- a CDS encoding phenylalanine--tRNA ligase subunit beta, with protein sequence MAMKLSLNWLKDYIDFKSDTKTIVDRLTFLGFEIEKVEKIENLFENVVVGKVVSKTKHPEADKLSICIVDVGQDENLQIVCGAPNVDKDQTVPVALVGAVLGEIKIKKSKLRGVESCGMICAEDELGLSDNHDGIMILDDKYTAGTPLNDLFGYEDTVLEVDLTPNRPDMLGYFGFAREFRIFDTAKEFKKPEVKIFSNGDKTENYLKLSVLDPKACPRYTARFVKNVTVKESPDWLKEKLTAVGLRPINNIVDITNYVMMETGHPLHAFDYSEIKGSEIIVKKGFEGDKFVTLDDATHTLNNDTLMICDKERPLAMAGVMGGLNSGVNDNTKNVVLEVAFFNLVDIRHATRDYNISTDSARRFERGVDPNDALYVIDRAASLIEEIAGGEVAEKALDFYPEAIINKTIELRISRCNKVLGFKIPKIDVITYLKQIEFSVKEIDDDKLSVTVPTFRPDVENEIDLIEEVVRVHGYEKIPESSTTTFDLSVKFNKRDLLIDSLRKDMLNLGLNEICSRTMQDVKFNKIFNENMVILEHPLNDEMNSMRTSVISSLMLCASRNIRHRIDSVAIFESGRIFRRNEGSILEHDSIAFLLAGKKSVKSWNQEEVEFDFYDVKGYFEALADLRGIRDFRYEPCSDACYFDKNMTLNVYSSDRLIARFGRISKKVYQVFDIDKDVFVCELFIDEMERCEEKLTFSLKPVSKYPKVIKDLSILMDESMTCETVISSINKYGGYNLKKVEVIDFYQGNQIESGKKSYSFRLEFQSENSTLNDKDIEKLFNKVINGVKHNLKVEIR encoded by the coding sequence ATGGCTATGAAATTATCATTAAACTGGTTGAAAGATTATATTGACTTCAAAAGCGATACAAAAACAATTGTAGATCGATTGACATTCCTTGGCTTTGAAATTGAAAAAGTTGAGAAAATTGAAAATTTATTCGAAAATGTTGTTGTAGGTAAAGTCGTTTCAAAAACGAAGCATCCCGAAGCTGATAAACTTTCAATTTGTATTGTTGATGTCGGACAGGATGAGAATCTGCAAATTGTTTGTGGAGCCCCAAATGTTGACAAAGATCAAACAGTCCCGGTTGCACTTGTAGGGGCTGTACTTGGTGAAATAAAAATAAAAAAATCGAAACTGCGTGGTGTTGAATCCTGCGGGATGATCTGTGCTGAGGACGAACTTGGTTTATCTGATAATCATGATGGTATTATGATTTTAGATGATAAATATACAGCAGGAACTCCTTTAAATGATTTGTTTGGTTATGAAGATACTGTTCTTGAGGTTGATCTGACACCAAACAGACCAGATATGCTTGGTTATTTTGGATTTGCTAGAGAGTTCAGAATTTTTGATACTGCAAAAGAGTTCAAGAAACCTGAGGTTAAAATATTCTCAAACGGGGATAAAACTGAAAATTATCTTAAACTTTCTGTACTTGATCCAAAAGCTTGTCCAAGGTATACTGCACGTTTTGTAAAAAATGTAACAGTAAAAGAATCTCCGGACTGGCTAAAAGAAAAGCTCACCGCCGTGGGTTTGCGACCTATCAACAATATTGTTGATATTACAAATTACGTGATGATGGAAACCGGTCATCCTCTTCATGCTTTTGATTATTCAGAAATAAAAGGTTCTGAAATAATTGTAAAAAAAGGGTTTGAAGGTGACAAATTTGTAACTTTAGACGATGCTACACATACTTTGAACAATGATACATTGATGATCTGTGATAAGGAAAGACCATTGGCTATGGCTGGTGTGATGGGTGGTCTAAATTCAGGTGTAAATGATAATACAAAAAATGTTGTTCTGGAAGTGGCTTTTTTCAACTTAGTGGATATTAGACATGCGACTAGAGATTATAATATTTCTACTGATTCTGCAAGAAGATTTGAAAGAGGCGTAGATCCAAACGATGCATTATATGTAATTGATCGTGCTGCTTCACTGATTGAAGAAATAGCAGGTGGTGAAGTTGCAGAAAAAGCTCTTGATTTTTATCCTGAAGCTATCATTAATAAAACTATAGAACTTAGAATCTCAAGATGTAATAAAGTTCTTGGTTTTAAAATTCCAAAAATTGATGTTATCACTTATTTAAAACAGATTGAATTTTCAGTGAAGGAAATTGATGATGACAAATTAAGTGTTACAGTTCCTACTTTCAGACCGGATGTGGAAAATGAGATTGATTTGATTGAAGAAGTTGTTAGAGTTCATGGCTATGAAAAAATCCCTGAATCTTCAACAACTACATTTGATTTGAGTGTGAAATTCAATAAAAGAGATCTTTTGATTGATTCACTTAGAAAAGATATGCTCAATCTTGGTTTGAATGAAATTTGTTCAAGAACTATGCAGGATGTAAAGTTTAATAAAATTTTCAATGAAAATATGGTTATTCTAGAGCATCCATTAAATGATGAAATGAATAGTATGAGAACTTCAGTTATTAGTTCTTTGATGCTATGTGCAAGTAGAAATATCAGACACAGAATTGATAGTGTTGCCATTTTTGAGAGTGGAAGAATCTTTAGAAGGAATGAGGGTTCAATTTTAGAACATGACTCCATAGCCTTCCTTTTAGCAGGAAAAAAATCGGTCAAAAGTTGGAATCAGGAAGAAGTTGAGTTTGATTTCTATGATGTAAAAGGCTATTTCGAAGCATTGGCAGATTTGCGAGGAATTAGGGACTTCAGGTATGAACCATGTAGTGACGCTTGCTATTTTGATAAGAATATGACATTAAATGTGTATTCTTCTGATAGACTGATTGCAAGGTTTGGTAGAATCAGTAAAAAAGTATATCAAGTATTCGATATTGATAAAGATGTTTTTGTTTGTGAACTATTTATTGACGAAATGGAAAGATGTGAAGAAAAGTTAACGTTTTCACTTAAACCAGTTTCAAAATACCCAAAAGTTATCAAAGATTTATCAATTCTAATGGATGAATCTATGACTTGTGAAACAGTAATATCATCTATAAATAAATATGGAGGTTATAATCTTAAGAAAGTAGAAGTAATTGATTTCTATCAGGGTAATCAGATAGAAAGTGGCAAGAAATCCTACTCTTTCAGACTGGAGTTCCAATCTGAAAACTCCACATTAAATGACAAAGATATAGAAAAACTTTTCAATAAAGTTATCAATGGTGTAAAACACAATTTGAAAGTTGAAATAAGATAA
- a CDS encoding cell division protein ZapA: protein MSNTVKVTIFGEEYTIKTQETSKWVEDCAKIVDTKMKNISAEISVNSPHKIAILTALNLTAELMNLKNQYGKLFDSINDELGDLCKKLES from the coding sequence ATGAGCAATACTGTTAAAGTAACTATATTTGGTGAGGAATACACAATTAAAACTCAAGAAACTAGTAAGTGGGTTGAAGATTGTGCGAAAATAGTCGACACTAAAATGAAAAATATTAGTGCTGAAATTTCGGTTAATTCTCCACACAAGATTGCTATTTTGACAGCATTAAACCTTACTGCAGAGTTAATGAATCTCAAAAATCAGTACGGTAAATTGTTTGATTCGATCAATGATGAATTAGGAGACCTTTGTAAAAAATTGGAATCCTAG